In Magallana gigas chromosome 1, xbMagGiga1.1, whole genome shotgun sequence, the sequence ATggagaaaataaaacagaagcaaAGAAGAGACCAAACCAGTGCCAGCAATCTACGAGGAAGAACGATGCCTTCTCCGATCAGAGGAGTTCATCGAATCTGAGCCTGATCATCACAACGTCACCTCATCATTCCCGACCTTCTACGCCTGCAAGTCCGCCCTTTACCGCCAACGTGGGAAGGAAATTCCGAAACTCCCTATCACACCACAGGATATCATCTTAGAGGGAAAATGGACCCGTACCAACGCTGGAGACAACTTCCTTGTGCCAGATGATGATGAAGACTCAAGAATTGTGATCTTTGGAACAGACATCAACATCAACTACCTCGCCGCCAGCAACAGAGTCTACATGGATGGAACATTCTACTCCTCACCTGGCCAGTTCTACCAACTGTATTCCATCTACGGAGAAATCAACGGACGGACTTATCCTTTAGTGTTTGGACTGCTTCCCGGAAAAAGTGAAGGCATTTACCAGCGATTTTTTCGCCTCCTTATGAACTACTGCGGAGAGATCAACGTTGTGTTTCAGCCACAGATTGTGATGTGTGATTTTGAAGTTGCGGTGAGGAATGTGTTGCAGCGAGTGTTTCCTGAGGCCACCGTGAAGGGATGCTTCTTCCATTTTACCCAGTGTATTTGGAAGAAGACACAATCTTTGGGATTAGCCACCATGTACCGAAACAACGATGGAGTACAGAAACTAGTGAGACGTGCCGCATCCCTGCCCCTTGTCCCGATCAACCCAGTAGGAGATGTTTGGTTTAACACCCTGGAGGACACCGAGGAAGTTAACGTGGACATCACCAGGTTCGCCGACTACGTGACAGAGCAGTGGATTGAAGGAACAGATGTGCAGTTTTGGAACCATTTCGACAACACCGGACCTAGGACCAACAACATATTAGAAGGATGGCATTCCAAGATCAACAAACAGCTTAACGCCGCGCATCCGAACATCTACAGACTCATCAGCCTTCTTCAGTGCATCCAAGCCAACAACGAAGCGGATATCATCCAGACATCAGCAGGAGCCAAGCAGAGACCACAAGAAGTCCGGTATCGACGCATTGACCAACGACTGACCCAGCTGAAGAACAGATTCATCGATGGAGATATAGGCATCATGGAGTACTTGGACGCGGCATCCTATCTTCTTCACCTTGGATGATCCGTCAGTGTGTATAAACTATCATTAACTGTGCatttatattttcagaaaacatatttaaatgtaaaaatagatGTGCTTAATTTATTGtcctatgatttttttttatcatgagtATCAATTGCAATTAATGAGCGTGTATTtattatgatgtaaatatttaatactgtaatactttatgataaaaaatgacaTGTGTTGTaagatgaaataaatatattaaatatcagTGCAAATAATGTGTTCTTGTTTCTTGTCCATACCCCCGTTTTATAATAcagactatagcaattaagcaattatctcacctggacaaattcccgtttcgcacacatttttttgataccaaattttcaaatgtgtgcaaaacgggaacaaacccTTCTAAGTCACCTCCTTGTAAAGTATTCAAGCAGCGTTCGACACCATCAAAATCTCCATTTATCAAAAGACTGAAGAAGAATACGATTTTTTATGTACCCCCCTCTGTATCAAAATGTCCGTcggtttcatttaaaataattaaaaatgattttgatcaaGAATCTCCCGGGTCGTCTGATAAAGTTTTGAAGTGTCAAAACAACCAAATAGAAAGTGAAAGCATTGGAGTAAAATGCACAGGGCCTTCTAAGAGTAGGCGTGCTCTGCTTGAGCGGTTTGAAAACAACACCTGTGTTACATTCTTGTACCCAGACATAAATCTTACAAACTTTCTCCCAAATAAATGCCATCCTAATTTCCAGAAGGATTTGGTTTCATTCATATACCGCATGGTTGTAGTATTTTCATTAGCGTACCATTCAACAACTTCCAACCACAGTCTTAATGCAATGTTGTTGATCGGGAATAAACCCTTCTGTACCAACtcgaaaaaaagaacaaatcttCTTTCAAGACCATGTTCTTTGAGTTGTTGTAAAACTTTTAAGATCATAGCATGAATATCAGCAGTGTCCACCGagtctgaaatacatgtattgcctaCAGGTATTATACCAGTTTCGtctgaaaaagaaatgtttgaattgttttcaaaccgCTCAAGCAGAGCACGCCTATTCTTAGAAGGCCCTAATGCTTTCACTTTCTATTTGGTTGTTTTGACACTTCAAAACTTTATCAGACGACCCGGGAGATTCttgatcaaaatcatttttaattattttaatttatttaattactttaCAAGGAGGTGATTTAGAAGGTGTCCCTTTTATCTTTCGTCGcaaaatcattgtttttgtgTGGCGAATCACTAGTACATACTGGTATATTTTCTACTATAAGTCcatcccaagttattgcttccatcgctttttggtgatttttgataaaattacacatacctgtgaaagaaatacagttgaaatcgttaaaagggaatatatccaagatgttttcattgaacaattatccctttcctctcagaaaaattcacaggaacgaaaacagattccctacggagatttataatggggaatgtttacatcttttatccattcggaatacactcggaatacatcgcgcaattttttaacgttatcatctgggcttattaatggctgttgcaatgcaaaatctccgtagactttcaatttcgggatgtgtattgaaacccgaagcggtagagggggcgtttcaaaacagataatctggacatttttcatataagtggatgaacgtagtttgagcacaaaggtatttactattattgaaatatcaagcaaaaagtggtggaagcaaaaactcgggacagagttttgtttttttttttttttatacatgtatatgtttgtttttagaatttatttttgcagCCGTTGATCTTGGGTGATTTAGCCACAATCGACTTTTACGTTTAACCATCTTCACctataaataaaaagtatataattataagattGATAGAATAAGAAAACACGTTATTATAAGTAAAGTGTGAACGTTATCATTGAAAAATGGATGTGTTAACGTTATCAAGATATTAGTAATAGCATCAAATGATGTcaacaatatcaaattatagATTGAAATTGACTAGATGAATTCATTAATGGCTAAAAGACCGCTAATAataagttttgttaaaaaaaatgttttataatttgtaaaacatgcatataatgtGTGAATTGAATGTACGATAGTGCAAGTGCGTTAACGTTACCTCGGCATACATTTGGATAAATGCGAGGTGTTTTCAGAAATGACTGCAGTTTGGAAAGTTATACAGTTTTAGCATAATAGAGTGGGTCTAATGTAATTCCGTAAGAGTGGTGtatttaataagtatttagTCTCTGGGTACAAAACAACCTTACCTCTTATTCGAACCGAGAGAAAATGGCCGATTGTGTATGTTTACGTCATCCCGGTGATGACGTAGATTAGCACCCTTGTATTTGAAGTATGTTTGATCTGGTGAACGATTGCTCGGATACAATGATCCAGAGATCCGGCGTTCTTTATTGGTTGACAGAGGAGAGCAACAGAGTTCAGTGCAAAATTCTACTTATAGTGACACTTGAGTTCAGCGGAACTCCTGTGTATCTTATAGACATAAGCGTATATATAAGGAAACAATGGTCTACCACAGTGACAGATTTAAACCTCCCATCCTAGCTACAAGTTCGCGGGAGATCTAAATTCCACCTAATTAAAGATCCTCATTCATCGTTGGATTTATGCTGCCTCATATATTTAATACTCCTTAAAACTAAAGCTGTGCTAAATGATGTAGAAGTTTATCATcgtattaatattattttgggCAACCAAAACTA encodes:
- the LOC105334302 gene encoding uncharacterized protein; translation: MDGTFYSSPGQFYQLYSIYGEINGRTYPLVFGLLPGKSEGIYQRFFRLLMNYCGEINVVFQPQIVMCDFEVAVRNVLQRVFPEATVKGCFFHFTQCIWKKTQSLGLATMYRNNDGVQKLVRRAASLPLVPINPVGDVWFNTLEDTEEVNVDITRFADYVTEQWIEGTDVQFWNHFDNTGPRTNNILEGWHSKINKQLNAAHPNIYRLISLLQCIQANNEADIIQTSAGAKQRPQEVRYRRIDQRLTQLKNRFIDGDIGIMEYLDAASYLLHLG